In Vulpes lagopus strain Blue_001 chromosome 1, ASM1834538v1, whole genome shotgun sequence, a genomic segment contains:
- the DEFB113 gene encoding beta-defensin 113 has translation MKILCIFLIFVLTVSCGPSVSQKKTKEDAGRKRECYLVRGACKSSCNSWEYIYNYCSTEPCCVVREYQKPVSKSINFTGDIL, from the exons ATGAAGAtactttgtattttcctgatcTTTGTTCTCACTGTGTCTTGTGGTCCATCAG tttcacagaaaaaaacaaaagaagatgcagggagaaaaagagaatgttaCCTTGTTCGTGGAGCTTGCAAGTCTTCATGCAACTCTTgggaatacatatataattactgCAGTACTGAACCATGCTGTGTTGTACGGGAATACCAAAAGCCAGTCTCTAAATCTATCAATTTTACAGGTGATATACTGTAA